In a single window of the Papaver somniferum cultivar HN1 chromosome 8, ASM357369v1, whole genome shotgun sequence genome:
- the LOC113304319 gene encoding phospholipase D gamma 1-like has protein sequence MSNHGSPYPPYGGGDPYRYPPPPPQSQPPNSDPYAPVYPPRPGYPPYQPQPYPYQQPPSAYPPPSSAYPHPPPPSDYQYPPYSSPPPHYYAPNLNPQIHNPYPYPYSYPNPNTVPPPPTQPHLSHQPGLSHQPSLSHHGSFHYVNQHYDNPSGPARLDSFHGYERQESSAPPLPDKDSSSSYYPHLDDALSNMHLSEQHQQPQSSGPPQVSSPPGLSSKPSLQSHSSARYDHRTDMYGYSDNSFSSSHQHRPTGSPHHVYSNSSSFNGSSHYNQNLPIVPANGLQIVPVPSKGGSLKVMLMHGNFDIWVYEARNLPNMDMFHKKITDMFGGFPGKAAKLEGHLTQNKITSDPYVTISVCKSVIGRTYVMSNNENPNWLQHFNVPVAHHAAEVQFAVKDNDVVGSQLIGTVSIPTEQLYYGAKVEGSYPILGSNGKPCKPGAQLRLSIQYIPIDRLTVFSSGVGAGPDYTGVPGTYFPLRKGGKVTLYQDAHVPDGSLPSLKLDHEMHYDHGKCWSDIMTSISQARRLIYITGWSVYHKVVLVRDAAYKADYTLGDLLKDKSQEGVRVLLLVWDDPTSRNILGYNTDGLMATHDEETRRFFKHSSVQVLLCPRSAGKRHSWAKQRETETIYTHHQKTVIVDDDAGNNRRKIVAFIGGLDLCDGRYDTPQHPIFRTLQTLHKDDYHNPTYTGPTTGCPREPWHDMHSKVDGPAAYDILNNFEQRWTKTSKRHGIKKLKKSSDDALLRTERMPDFIGINEIQSFSVDDPESWHVQIFRSIDSNSVKGFPKDPKEATSMNLVCGKNVLIDMSIHSAYVKAIRAAQHFIYIENQYFIGSSYNWAQHKDLGANNLIPMEIALKIANKIRAGQRFAAYIVVPMWPEGVPTSTATQRILFWQHKTMQMMYEIVYKALEEVGLEGVEHPQDYLNFFCLGNREAPDGSDASFGGSPTAANTPQALSRKSRRFMIYVHSKGMIVDDEFVILGSANINQRSMEGTRDTEIAMGAYQPQHTWANKQHSPLGQIYGYRMSLWAEHIGIVEDCFTQPESLDCVRRVRSMAEYNWKQFAADDVTEMRGHLLKYPVEVERRGKVKPIPGCETFPDVGGNICGTFSGIQENLTI, from the exons ATGTCGAATCACGGATCACCATATCCTCCATATGGAGGAGGAGATCCATATagatatccaccaccaccaccacaatcaCAACCACCAAATTCAGATCCATATGCACCTGTTTATCCTCCAAGACCTGGTTACCCCCCATATCAACCTCAACCATACCCATATCAGCAACCACCTTCAGCATACCCACCACCATCTTCAGCTTACCCACATCCACCACCACCTTCTGATTATCAGTATCCACCATACTCTTCACCTCCTCCTCATTATTATGCTCCAAACCTTAATCCCCAAATTCATAACCCTTACCCATACCCATATTCGTATCCAAATCCTAATAcagtaccaccaccaccaacacagcCTCACCTTTCTCATCAGCCTGGTTTAAGTCATCAGCCAAGTTTATCACACCATGGTAGTTTTCATTATGTTAATCAACATTATGACAATCCGTCGGGGCCGGCCCGTCTCGATAGTTTCCATGGATATGAACGACAAGAGAGTTCGGCACCTCCATTGCCGGATAAAGATTCTTCTTCGTCGTATTATCCGCATTTGGATGATGCTTTAAGTAATATGCATTTATCTGAGCAGCATCAGCAACCACAATCTTCTGGTCCTCCTCAAGTATCATCACCACCAGGATTGAGTTCTAAACCGTCGCTTCAAAGCCATAGTAGTGCGAGGTACGATCATCGAACCGATATGTATGGTTATTCGGATAATTCATTTTCAAGTAGTCATCAGCATCGGCCTACTGGATCACCTCATCATGTTTATTCAAATTCTTCGTCGTTTAATGGTAGTTCACATTATAATCAGAATCTACCAATCGTACCAGCTAATGGGTTACAAATTGTACCTGTTCCATCTAAGGGCGGGTCTTTGAAGGTTATGCTAATGCATGGGAACTTTGATATATGGGTGTATGAAGCGAGAAATCTACCAAATATGGACATGTTTCATAAGAAGATAACTGATATGTTTGGTGGTtttcctggaaaagcagcgaaaTTGGAAGGGCACCTTACTCAGAATAAGATAACAAGTGATCCTTATGTGACTATTTCAGTTTGCAAATCTGTAATTGGCAGGACTTACGTGATGAGTAATAATGAGAACCCAAATTGGTTGCAACATTTTAATGTGCCTGTTGCACATCATGCTGCGGAAGTTCAATTTGCTGTTAAAGATAACGATGTTGTTGGTTCTCAGCTTATAGGAACTGTTTCGATTCCTACAGAACAGCTTTACTATGGAGCTAAAGTTGAGGGAAGTTACCCGATTCTCGGTTCTAATGGGAAACCTTGCAAACCTGGAGCTCAATTGAGGCTTTCGATTCAGTACATCCCAATTGACAGATTGACTGTTTTTAGTAGTGGAGTTGGGGCGGGTCCTGATTACACTGGGGTTCCTGGTACCTATTTTCCTCTAAGAAAAGGTGGGAAAGTTACATTGTATCAAGATGCTCATGTTCCCGATGGTTCTCTGCCGTCTCTGAAGCTTGATCATGAGATGCATTATGATCATGGGAAATGTTGGAGTGATATTATGACTTCGATAAGTCAGGCACGCCGTTTAATTTACATCACTGGGTGGTCTGTGTACCATAAAGTTGTCTTGGTTCGAGATGCTGCATATAAAGCTGACTACACGCTGGGAGATCTTCTCAAAGACAAGTCACAAGAAGGAGTTCGCGTGCTACTTCTTGTATGGGATGATCCTACTTCGAGGAACATCTTGGGTTATAACACG GATGGACTAATGGCAACCCATGATGAGGAGACTCGCCGTTTTTTCAAGCACTCGTCTGTGCAAGTTCTGCTTTGTCCTAGATCTGCTGGAAAACGTCACAGCTGGGCCAAACAACGG GAAACTGAAACCATCTATACACATCATCAGAAGACAGTGATTGTGGATGATGATGCAGGTAATAATAGGAGAAAAATTGTAGCTTTTATTGGAGGGCTTGATTTGTGTGATGGGCGATATGATACTCCACAGCATCCTATATTTAGGACATTACAGACACTGCATAAAGACGACTATCACAACCCTACTTATACG GGTCCCACTACTGGTTGTCCAAGAGAACCATGGCATGATATGCACAGCAAAGTAGATGGTCCAGCAGCATATGATATTCTCAACAATTTTGAACAACGATGGACAAAGACTTCCAAACGTCACGGaataaaaaaactgaaaaaatcaTCTGATGATGCGCTACTGAGGACAGAAAGAATGCCAgattttattgggataaacgaaaTTCAATCCTTTAGTGTGGACGATCCAGAGAGTTGGCATGTTCAG ATTTTCCGTTCGATTGATTCAAATTCTGTGAAAGGCTTTCCGAAGGATCCAAAAGAGGCTACAAGCATG AACCTTGTCTGCGGGAAGAACGTGTTGATTGATATGAGCATCCACTCTGCATATGTGAAGGCGATCAGAGCTGCCCAACATTTTATTTATATTGAGAACCAGTACTTCATCGGTTCATCATATAATTGGGCTCAACACAAAGACCTAG GTGCAAACAACTTAATACCAATGGAAATTGCATTGAAGATTGCCAATAAAATCAGAGCAGGTCAGAGATTTGCTGCTTATATAGTTGTTCCAATGTGGCCAGAAGGTGTTCCAACAAGTACTGCTACACAAAGAATTCTTTTTTGGCAG CATAAAACAATGCAAATGATGTACGAGATTGTGTACAAAGCTTTGGAAGAGGTCGGTCTTGAGGGTGTTGAGCATCCACAGGACTATCTGAACTTCTTCTGCCTCGGAAATCGTGAGGCTCCAGACGGAAGTGATGCATCGTTTGGTGGAAGTCCTACTGCAGCAAACACTCCTCAA GCATTATCAAGAAAAAGTCGACGCTTCATGATTTACGTTCATTCGAAAGGCATGATAGTGGATGATGAATTTGTGATTTTGGGATCTGCTAACATCAATCAGCGTTCAATGGAGGGCACCAGGGATACTGAGATTGCAATGGGTGCCTACCAACCCCAGCATACTTGGGCAAATAAACAACATAGTCCACTTGGACAG ATTTATGGTTATAGGATGTCATTGTGGGCAGAACACATTGGAATTGTAGAGGATTGCTTTACGCAACCGGAGAGCTTAGACTGTGTGAGAAGAGTTAGATCCATGGCGGAGTATAACTGGAAGCAGTTCGCCGCAGATGATGTAACAGAAATGAGAGGTCACCTCCTCAAATACCCCGTAGAAGTTGAAAGAAGGGGCAAAGTAAAGCCTATTCCTGGGTGTGAAACTTTCCCTGACGTTGGAGGTAACATCTGTGGTACATTTTCCGGCATCCAAGAAAATCTtaccatttaa
- the LOC113304588 gene encoding phospholipase D beta 1-like: MAPPQWLPFAPRSGSSNALLLHGNLDIWVYEATNLPNIDLCLSKLTDVFGSLPGKRANLGRQITQNKKTSDPYVSVSALTGMLRNLPVNTEKLEQQITQSKITSDSYVTISVSNAAIGRTYVMINNENPNWLQHFNVPVAHYAEEVQFAVKDANTVGSHLIGTVSIPAEQLYEGAKVEGSFPILVIPCLSFCEPKPQLRLSIQYTPLDRLTDFSSGVGAGPDYTGVPCTYFPLRKGGNVILYQDAHVPDGSLPSLKLDHELHYDHGKCWSDIVTAIRQARRLIYITGWSVYHKVRLVRDAGYAADCTLGDLIKSKSQEGVRVLLLVWDDPTSRNILGSDTDGLMGTHDEETRHFFSHSSVQVLLCPRAGGGRESWAKQRETETIYTHHQKTVIVDADAGNSRRKIIAFLGGLDLCDGRYDTPNHSLFKTLQTLHKDDYHNPNFTGPTDGCPRQPWHDMHCKIDGPAAYDVLTNFEQRWSDTSRRQKTKKEIESSDDALLRMERLPDIVGMDEVTFVSEDDPETWHVQIFRSIDSNSVKGFPEDPKDATSKNLVCGKNVLIDMSIHSAYVKAIRAAQHFIYLENQYFLGSSYNWPQNKDLGANNLIPMEIALKIANKIRAGERFAAYIVIPMWPEGAPAGPATQRILFWQHKTMQMMYKIVSKALEEVGLEGVEHPQDYLNFFCLGNREAPDENDTKAPDWTDIFFGGTPLAPNTPQALMKKSRRFMIYVHSKGMIVDDEFVILGSANINQRSLEGSRDTEIAMGAYQPQHTWATKQSSPHGQVYGYRMSLWAEHIGVVEDCFGQPESLDCVRKVRSIAECNWKQFAADEVTEMKSHLLKYPVQVETNGKVKPIPGCETFPDLGGNICGRFCMIQENLTT; encoded by the exons ATGGCACCACCTCAGTGGTTACCGTTTGCACCTAGAAGTGGGTCTTCAAATGCTTTGCTATTACATGGGAACTTAGATATTTGGGTATATGAAGCGACAAATCTCCCGAATATAGACCTCTGCCTTTCAAAGCTAACAGATGTGTTTGGAAGCCTACCTGGAAAACGAGCAAACTTAGGACGGCAAATTACCCAGAACAAGAAAACAAGTGATCCTTATGTCTCAGTTTCTGCATTAACAGGAATGTTAAGAAACTTACCTGTAAATACGGAAAAATTGGAACAGCAAATTACCCAGAGCAAGATAACAAGTGATTCTTATGTCACAATTTCTGTAAGCAATGCAGCAATTGGTAGGACTTACGTGATGATTAACAATGAGAACCCAAATTGGTTGCAACATTTTAATGTGCCTGTTGCACATTATGCTGAGGAAGTTCAATTTGCTGTTAAAGATGCCAATACTGTTGGTTCTCATCTTATAGGAACTGTTTCGATCCCGGCAGAACAGCTTTATGAAGGAGCTAAAGTTGAGGGAAGTTTCCCAATTCTTGTCATCCCTTGCTTGAGTTTTTGTGAACCCAAACCTCAGTTGAGGCTTTCAATTCAGTACACCCCACTTGACAGATTGACTGATTTCAGTAGTGGAGTCGGGGCAGGTCCTGATTACACCGGAGTTCCTTGTACATATTTTCCTCTTAGAAAAGGAGGAAATGTTATATTGTATCAAGATGCTCATGTCCCTGATGGCTCTCTGCCGTCTCTGAAGCTTGATCACGAGCTGCATTATGATCATGGGAAATGTTGGAGTGATATCGTGACAGCAATAAGACAGGCACGACGTTTAATTTACATCACTGGGTGGTCTGTGTACCATAAAGTTAGATTGGTCCGAGATGCTGGATATGCAGCTGACTGCACTCTGGGAGATCTTATCAAGTCCAAGTCACAGGAAGGAGTTCGCGTGCTTCTTCTTGTATGGGATGATCCTACTTCAAGGAACATCTTGGGGAGTGACACG GATGGACTAATGGGAACCCATGATGAGGAGACTCGCCATTTCTTCAGCCACTCGTCTGTGCAAGTTTTGCTTTGTCCTAGAGCTGGTGGAGGACGAGAGAGTTGGGCCAAACAGAGG GAAACTGAAACAATCTATACACATCATCAGAAGACGGTCATTGTGGATGCTGATGCAGGTAACAGCAGGAGAAAAATCATTGCTTTTCTCGGAGGACTTGATTTATGCGATGGACGATATGATACTCCAAACCACTCCCTCTTTAAGACACTGCAGACGCTGCATAAAGACGATTATCACAATCCTAATTTTACA GGTCCTACTGATGGTTGTCCTAGACAACCATGGCATGATATGCACTGCAAAATTGATGGTCCAGCAGCATACGATGTTCTTACCAATTTCGAGCAGCGCTGGTCAGACACTTCCAGGCGTCAGAAGACTAAAAAAGAGATAGAATCGTCTGATGATGCGTTATTGAGGATGGAGAGACTTCCAGATATTGTTGGGATGGATGAAGTTACATTTGTGAGTGAGGATGACCCGGAGACTTGGCATGTTCAA ATTTTCCGTTCAATTGATTCAAACTCGGTGAAAGGGTTTCCAGAGGATCCAAAAGATGCTACAAGCAAG AATTTGGTGTGCGGGAAGAATGTATTGATTGATATGAGCATACACTCTGCATATGTTAAGGCCATCAGAGCTGCCCaacatttcatttatcttgagaACCAGTATTTCCTTGGGTCATCGTATAATTGGCCACAAAACAAAGACCTGG GTGCAAACAACTTGATACCAATGGAAATTGCATTGAAGATTGCCAACAAAATCAGAGCAGGTGAGAGATTTGCTGCCTATATAGTCATTCCAATGTGGCCAGAAGGCGCACCAGCAGGTCCTGCTACACAAAGAATTCTGTTTTGGCAG CATAAAACAATGCAAATGATGTACAAGATTGTTAGCAAAGCTTTGGAAGAGGTTGGACTTGAGGGTGTTGAGCATCCACAGGACTATTTGAACTTCTTCTGCCTTGGAAATCGCGAGGCTCCAGATGAGAATGATACAAAAGCTCCAGACTGGACTGACATATTTTTCGGGGGAACTCCCCTTGCGCCAAACACTCCTCAA GCACTTATGAAGAAAAGCCGACGTTTCATGATATATGTGCATTCAAAAGGCATGATAGTTGATgacgagtttgtgattttggggtCTGCAAACATCAATCAGCGTTCACTGGAGGGCTCCAGAGATACTGAAATTGCAATGGGTGCATACCAACCTCAGCATACTTGGGCAACTAAACAATCTAGTCCCCATGGACAG GTCTATGGTTATAGGATGTCATTGTGGGCAGAACACATTGGAGTTGTAGAGGATTGTTTTGGACAACCAGAGAGCTTAGACTGTGTCAGAAAGGTTAGATCCATAGCAGAATGCAACTGGAAACAGTTTGCAGCGGATGAGGTAACAGAAATGAAAAGTCACCTCCTCAAATACCCGGTACAAGTCGAAACAAATGGTAAAGTGAAACCTATTCCTGGCTGCGAAACTTTTCCTGACCTTGGCGGTAACATCTGTGGCCGTTTCTGTATGATTCAAGAAAATCTTACTACATAA